In the Quadrisphaera setariae genome, GCTGCTCGTAGGCGCTGAACGTCGGCGGCACGGGCACGAGGTCGAGGGGGGAGGCCGTGGCCTCGGCGTCGGTCTTGAGGCTGTTGGCCAGCTGCACGAAGAACGGCAGCACGTAGACCAGCGCGAGCACCGCGAGCACGGTGTACGACGTCGCCGTCGTCCACCGGAACCGCTTGCCCGAACGGGGCGCCGGCTGCGCAGCGGGTGCGGGTGCCGCCGAGCGCTCGGCCGTCGTCGTCCCCATCACCGCTCCTTCAGCACGGCGCGCTGCACCAGCGACAGCACGACGATGATCGCGAAGAGGATGAACGCGATGGCCGCGCCCTGCCCCCACTGCTGGTTCACGAAGGACGACGTGTAGCTCAGGTAGGCCGGCGTGATGGTCGTCTTGGCCGGGCCGCCCTGCGTGCCGGTGTAGATCTGGTCGAAGACCTGCCACGTGCCGACCAGGCCCAGCGTGAGGACCGTGAAGAGCGTGGGACGCAGCATCGGCACCGTCACGTGGACGAACCGCTGCCAGGCGTTGGCGCCGTCCATGGTCGCCGCCTCGGACACCTCGCCGGCGATGTTCTGCAGCGCGGCGAGGAACAGCAGCATGAACGTCCCCGACGTCGTGAAGATCGCCAGGATGATCAGCGCCGTCATCGCCACGCTGGGCCCGGCGAGCCAGTCCCACCAGGAGACGCCGAGCAGGCCGTGGTCGGCCAGGACCGCCGGCGCGGAGTCGATCCCGACCGCGCCGAACAGCAGGTGCAGCACGCCGTCGGGGTCGGCGAACCAGTTCGGGCCGTTGATCCCGAGCCACGCGAGCACCTGGTTGACCGCGCCGGAGGCCCCGAAGAGGAAGAGGAAG is a window encoding:
- a CDS encoding carbohydrate ABC transporter permease, translated to MAALTTPSAATTPVTPRRRSHQARRREAGAGWLFTAPALALVLLFIALPVLMALWVSITDWRGRGSPFAAGVPVVGLQNYTDLLAGGGLPTQDLGTALRNNLWYVLLVVPTQTVVALLLATAVNNRLLRGRGFFRTAFYFPSVTSSVAITVVFLFLFGASGAVNQVLAWLGINGPNWFADPDGVLHLLFGAVGIDSAPAVLADHGLLGVSWWDWLAGPSVAMTALIILAIFTTSGTFMLLFLAALQNIAGEVSEAATMDGANAWQRFVHVTVPMLRPTLFTVLTLGLVGTWQVFDQIYTGTQGGPAKTTITPAYLSYTSSFVNQQWGQGAAIAFILFAIIVVLSLVQRAVLKER